From Juglans regia cultivar Chandler chromosome 6, Walnut 2.0, whole genome shotgun sequence, the proteins below share one genomic window:
- the LOC108980934 gene encoding wall-associated receptor kinase-like 14 has translation MNTESAGLVLRLAIFLLPLFIAQASALNCNRSCGIKTVPYPLGFSSGCDVRLNCTHSGMFIGEFPVQSVNADEITVSIASSCNRSVQTFLHLFSDHFAPTSRNAILLGNCTAPALPCTIPATLVQTHFESSGCDANNSTISCYTERSPHDFIDYGNLTAKSCQYFVSSISAENDSSLAVSLEVQVVKLGWWLEGACQCSINANCTALLAPMTGRPSFRCRCNEGYEGDGFRAGEGCRKVSSACNPKKYMSGQCGGTTRVAVLIGGLAAGAFMMIVVGLICCFIRRRSKLKARHSAKRRLSEATGNCSIPIYAYKEIEKATNSFSEKQRLGTGAYGTVYAGKLHSDHEWVAIKRIKHRDTDSIEQVMNEIKLLSSVSHPNLVRLLGCSIEHGEQVLVYEFMPNGTLCQHLQKERGDGLSWQVRLTIATETAQAIAHLHSAIKPPIYHRDIKSSNILLDYDFKSKVADFGLSRLGMTEISHISTAPQGTPGYLDPQYHQCFHLSDKSDVYSFGVVLVEIITASKVVDFSRPSEEVNLAALAVDKIGKGCLDEIVDPFLEPQSDAWTLSSVHKVAELAFRCLAYHQDMRPSMMEVAAELERIRLSRWEHSEEKYSTASSDVSSSSCLSNTSEKPLSLMVKKAGMETRGLIVPQIAVPHFNSLERVRDNSPVSVQDPWLSEQSSPSSSSLLNNVIQ, from the exons ATGAACACAGAAAGTGCAGGTCTGGTCCTGCGCCTAGCAATCTTTCTCCTTCCACTGTTCATAGCCCAAGCATCCGCCCTCAACTGCAACCGATCATGCGGCATCAAGACCGTCCCGTACCCGCTCGGGTTCTCTTCCGGCTGCGATGTCCGTCTAAACTGCACCCACAGCGGCATGTTCATAGGAGAATTCCCTGTCCAATCCGTTAACGCCGACGAGATTACGGTCTCCATCGCCTCCTCGTGTAACCGTTCCGTCCAAACCTTCCTCCACCTCTTTAGCGACCACTTCGCCCCCACGTCCCGAAACGCGATTCTCTTAGGGAATTGCACCGCGCCCGCTCTTCCATGCACCATCCCGGCCACTCTCGTCCAGACCCATTTCGAGTCTTCGGGTTGTGACGCCAACAACAGCACGATCAGTTGCTACACGGAGAGAAGTCCCCATGATTTCATCGATTACGGCAATTTGACAGCGAAGAGCTGCCAGTATTTTGTGTCATCGATATCGGCGGAGAACGATTCCAGCTTGGCGGTGTCGCTGGAAGTTCAGGTGGTAAAACTCGGGTGGTGGCTCGAGGGAGCTTGCCAGTGTTCTATCAATGCCAATTGTACCGCACTTCTCGCTCCGATGACGGGACGGCCTAGTTTCCGATGCCGTTGCAACGAAGGATATGAAGGCGACGGATTCCGGGCCGGCGAAGGTTGCCGGAAAG TTTCTTCAGCGTGCAACCCCAAAAAATACATGTCCGGCCAATGTGGAGGAACAACCAGAGTGGCTGTTTTAATTGGAG GCCTTGCTGCTGGAGCTTTTATGATGATTGTTGTGGGTCTGATATGTTGTTTCATTCGGCGGCGCTCTAAGTTAAAAGCCAGACACAGTGCCAAACGCCGGCTATCTGAAGCTACTGGCAACTGCAGCATTCCAATTTACGCCTacaaagaaatagagaaagcCACAAATAGTTTCTCAGAAAAACAAAGGCTAGGAACTGGAGCATATGGAACAGTATATGCTGGAAAACTCCATAGTGATCATGAATGGGTTGCCATCAAGAGGATCAAACATAGAGACACTGACAGCATTGAACAAGTCATGAATGAGATCAAGCTCCTTTCATCTGTTAGCCATCCAAATCTAGTCCGCCTCTTGGGCTGCTCTATTGAACATGGTGAGCAAGTCCTGGTCTACGAGTTCATGCCTAATGGAACTTTGTGTCAGCATTTgcagaaagagagaggagatgGACTCTCTTGGCAAGTTCGTCTTACCATTGCAACTGAAACTGCTCAGGCCATAGCCCATCTCCACTCTGCTATCAAGCCTCCAATATACCATAGAGACATCAAGTCAAGCAACATACTCTTGGATTACGACTTCAAGTCCAAAGTTGCAGATTTTGGTCTTTCTAGACTTGGGATGACCGAAATATCTCACATTTCAACCGCCCCACAAGGGACGCCAGGGTACCTTGATCCTCAGTATCATCAGTGTTTTCATCTATCTGATAAAAGCGATGTCTATAGCTTTGGTGTAGTTCTGGTTGAAATCATTACTGCATCAAAAGTGGTAGACTTTTCTCGACCTTCAGAAGAGGTGAACTTGGCTGCTCTTGCAGTTGACAAGATAGGAAAAGGATGCTTAGATGAGATTGTGGACCCATTCCTCGAGCCACAAAGTGATGCTTGGACACTTTCATCAGTGCATAAGGTGGCGGAGCTGGCATTTAGATGCCTTGCATATCACCAGGACATGAGGCCTTCAATGATGGAAGTGGCGGCTGAATTAGAAAGAATCAGGCTTAGTAGATGGGAACATTcagaagaaaaatatagtacaGCATCATCAGACGtatcttcttcctcttgttTATCCAACACAAGTGAAAAACCGCTAAGCTTGATGGTTAAGAAGGCAGGAATGGAGACTAGAGGTCTGATTGTGCCACAGATTGCGGTTCctcattttaactcattggAAAGAGTGAGGGATAATTCTCCAGTTTCTGTGCAAGACCCTTGGTTAAGTGAACAGAGCTCACCTTCATCAAGCAGTTTGCTGAATAATGTAATTCAGTGA